From Armatimonadia bacterium, a single genomic window includes:
- a CDS encoding H-X9-DG-CTERM domain-containing protein, whose protein sequence is FTNKPLDEASYGMNWLYCNGRYIRTSSGGTYNYTPKLPAPWKVGGCEEFIEDPSDTICITDAVGVSINSSTGVRSPNVMVNDAQSGGGTTYAGGWNNVSDRHNDGVNCGYVDGHVKWGKKDSIRQWEHWNATGYSYGTLGP, encoded by the coding sequence CTTCACCAACAAGCCTCTGGACGAGGCCAGCTATGGGATGAACTGGTTGTACTGCAACGGCCGCTACATCCGCACCAGCTCCGGCGGCACCTACAACTACACCCCGAAGCTGCCGGCGCCGTGGAAGGTCGGCGGTTGCGAGGAGTTCATCGAGGATCCGTCCGACACTATCTGCATCACCGACGCAGTCGGCGTCAGTATCAACTCCAGCACCGGCGTACGCAGCCCCAACGTGATGGTCAATGACGCCCAGTCCGGCGGCGGCACCACCTATGCCGGCGGCTGGAACAACGTCTCGGACCGCCACAACGACGGCGTGAACTGCGGCTACGTTGACGGTCACGTCAAGTGGGGCAAGAAGGACAGCATCCGCCAGTGGGAGCACTGGAACGCTACCGGATACTCCTATGGGACGCTTGGCCCATAG
- a CDS encoding DUF1559 domain-containing protein, whose amino-acid sequence MRRQHRNGFTLIELLVVIAIIAILAAILFPVFARAREKALQSSCSSNLKQIGLGLMMYIQDYDEMLPFGHCSSSTADWAADKYWYNIITPYTKNADIIKCPSDKYSAVGYGWNYPHNPYRASYGGAMSMADIKAPSERLALCDSNAYWVVYCPTHYPNWSDGFCRVPDRHNGGSNVVFWDGHVKWMRQSDILRTDRQGQILWGHIDP is encoded by the coding sequence ATGCGACGGCAACACCGAAACGGTTTCACGCTCATTGAGCTTCTGGTCGTCATCGCCATCATTGCGATCCTGGCAGCGATCCTCTTCCCGGTATTCGCTCGGGCTCGCGAAAAGGCACTACAGTCCTCCTGCAGCAGTAACCTGAAGCAGATCGGTCTTGGCTTGATGATGTACATCCAGGACTACGACGAGATGCTGCCCTTCGGCCACTGCTCCTCAAGCACCGCGGACTGGGCTGCCGACAAGTACTGGTACAACATCATCACCCCCTACACCAAGAACGCCGACATCATCAAGTGCCCGTCCGACAAGTACTCCGCAGTCGGCTACGGCTGGAACTACCCGCACAACCCCTACCGAGCCTCCTACGGTGGTGCGATGTCGATGGCCGACATCAAGGCCCCGTCAGAGCGGCTGGCCCTGTGCGACAGCAACGCCTACTGGGTCGTCTACTGCCCGACGCACTACCCGAACTGGTCTGACGGTTTCTGCCGCGTTCCCGATCGCCACAACGGCGGTTCGAACGTGGTGTTCTGGGACGGCCACGTCAAGTGGATGCGCCAGAGCGATATACTGCGCACCGACAGACAGGGCCAGATCCTGTGGGGTCACATCGATCCATGA
- a CDS encoding FAD-dependent oxidoreductase — translation MAQVPAAPEVILEPAHEVPVIARADVAVFGGGPAGICAATAAARAGRHVVLVERYGFLGGMATAGNVTILHSLYGTDHSTPVIGGLPEEFLRRLQDMKAARNQSPDGETAAWVINSEYAKLVADDLVCGAGLVGGDGKGRVDLMLHTLLVGVLREGRRITGALVESKSGRGAIVARVYIDCTGDADLIRRAGLDTQLGNAEGKCQAPTLCFRVAGRQPGAASLGQAAADLFSEPMRYTLSERDGCREVFAPSGGDRYPCFLWGSEGLFDAEEEMLAGTRVLKVNAADATSFSHAEIEARYQMRWVLDRLRRLPGRENTYLVDIATQLGIRETHRIHADHVLTRQEVLEGVSFPDAIAQGTYPIDIHTPDAPGIRFEYLDGTWRRINRDRSTSTGRWDGRPEDAAKRSTLCYQVPYRSLIPRDLDNVLVAGRCVGAAHDSAGALRVMINGMQFGEAAGVAAVMTCQGGNVREIDASALRAHLQSRGVPLRDSTAGVAGA, via the coding sequence ATGGCACAGGTACCCGCCGCTCCCGAAGTGATCCTTGAGCCCGCCCACGAAGTCCCGGTGATCGCGCGTGCCGACGTGGCCGTCTTCGGCGGCGGACCTGCCGGCATCTGCGCAGCCACGGCGGCCGCTCGGGCAGGAAGGCACGTGGTCCTGGTGGAGCGCTACGGATTCCTTGGTGGAATGGCGACGGCGGGGAACGTCACGATCCTGCACAGCCTCTACGGCACCGACCACTCCACGCCGGTGATCGGCGGCCTGCCCGAGGAGTTTCTCCGTCGCCTGCAGGACATGAAGGCAGCACGGAATCAGAGCCCCGACGGAGAGACGGCTGCCTGGGTCATCAACAGCGAGTACGCAAAGCTGGTCGCCGATGACCTGGTCTGCGGTGCAGGACTGGTTGGTGGCGACGGCAAGGGTCGCGTGGACCTGATGCTGCACACCCTCCTCGTGGGAGTGCTGCGTGAGGGCCGACGGATCACCGGGGCGCTGGTGGAGTCCAAGAGCGGACGCGGGGCGATCGTTGCCAGGGTGTACATCGACTGCACCGGCGACGCCGACCTGATCCGTCGAGCCGGTCTTGACACCCAGCTAGGCAATGCCGAGGGCAAGTGCCAGGCGCCGACCTTGTGCTTCCGAGTCGCGGGCAGGCAGCCTGGCGCCGCAAGCCTCGGCCAAGCAGCGGCCGACCTGTTCAGCGAGCCGATGCGCTACACACTCTCCGAGCGCGATGGCTGCCGGGAGGTCTTTGCGCCCTCCGGGGGCGACCGCTACCCGTGCTTCCTGTGGGGCTCCGAGGGGCTGTTCGATGCGGAGGAGGAGATGCTGGCCGGAACGCGCGTCCTCAAGGTGAATGCTGCCGACGCGACCTCCTTCTCCCATGCCGAGATCGAGGCACGCTACCAGATGCGCTGGGTGCTTGACCGCCTGCGCAGGCTACCGGGCCGTGAGAACACCTACCTGGTGGACATCGCGACTCAGCTCGGAATCCGTGAGACGCACCGCATTCACGCCGACCATGTCCTCACGCGGCAGGAGGTACTCGAGGGCGTCAGCTTCCCGGATGCGATCGCCCAGGGCACGTATCCGATCGATATCCACACGCCGGATGCGCCCGGGATCAGGTTCGAGTATCTGGACGGGACGTGGCGCCGGATCAACCGAGACCGCTCAACGAGCACCGGGCGTTGGGATGGTCGACCCGAGGATGCAGCGAAGCGCTCGACGCTCTGCTACCAGGTCCCCTACCGGAGCCTCATCCCGCGTGATCTGGACAACGTGCTGGTGGCTGGACGGTGTGTCGGGGCGGCTCATGACAGCGCCGGGGCCCTGCGGGTGATGATCAACGGCATGCAGTTCGGTGAGGCAGCCGGCGTCGCGGCTGTCATGACGTGTCAGGGTGGTAACGTGCGCGAGATCGACGCAAGTGCCCTGCGGGCGCACCTTCAATCCCGGGGAGTGCCCTTGCGAGACTCGACCGCCGGGGTTGCCGGGGCTTAG
- a CDS encoding polysaccharide pyruvyl transferase family protein, with translation MKILLVGMAGLYNRGCEAILWGSAEILRQIWPGAEIAAAVGTLDTLSADEARLPDLGLQLLPMSRRHRLNLSRSARGAHWMMRNLRDRLGLMNEAPGYPLEGWDLVLEVGGDTFVGRPSMAVRRDRFLLSRGLPVGLWGMNLEPYSEAFSTRLGMPGFLGDLDLITVRDQASADYLAGLGVTERVYRMGDPAFEMEPDPWDCAEWFPAAGERGVVGLNLSPLAAEVMKDGQRSMIRLGLETSRRLIKAGFGVLLVPHCAPPACPPRDSDLAVLGPVYRRLSDEGAAVSILPDGLSARQIKYAISRCTLFAGARMHSTIAAWSTGVPTLTLSYSRKSTNLSREIYGGDDYAVSLCQADAADILGRLLRLADKHEEMQALTREGVARLRAYTAQMVEQLRAKAPVVGRS, from the coding sequence ATGAAGATACTGTTGGTTGGCATGGCGGGGCTTTACAATCGCGGTTGTGAGGCGATCCTATGGGGTTCCGCCGAAATCCTCAGGCAGATCTGGCCCGGGGCCGAGATCGCAGCAGCGGTGGGTACGCTGGACACCCTCAGCGCTGACGAGGCCCGACTGCCCGACCTCGGTCTGCAGCTACTGCCCATGTCGCGCAGGCACAGGCTGAACCTCTCTCGCTCGGCTCGCGGGGCGCACTGGATGATGCGGAACCTGCGCGATCGCCTCGGCCTGATGAACGAGGCGCCCGGCTATCCACTGGAGGGCTGGGACTTGGTGCTCGAGGTCGGTGGCGACACCTTCGTCGGCCGTCCCTCGATGGCTGTGCGCCGAGACCGCTTCCTGCTGTCGCGAGGGCTACCGGTGGGGCTGTGGGGGATGAACCTGGAGCCCTACTCCGAGGCCTTCAGTACTCGGTTGGGCATGCCGGGCTTCCTGGGGGATCTGGACCTGATCACGGTGCGTGACCAGGCAAGCGCCGACTACCTCGCAGGCCTCGGGGTCACCGAGCGTGTGTACCGCATGGGCGACCCGGCCTTTGAAATGGAGCCGGACCCGTGGGACTGCGCGGAGTGGTTTCCAGCAGCGGGTGAACGAGGTGTGGTGGGGCTCAATCTCAGCCCGCTCGCGGCTGAGGTGATGAAGGACGGGCAGCGATCCATGATTCGCCTGGGGCTAGAGACCTCTCGGCGGCTCATCAAGGCCGGCTTCGGCGTGCTCCTGGTCCCGCACTGCGCCCCACCGGCATGCCCTCCAAGGGACAGCGACCTTGCGGTTCTCGGCCCGGTCTACCGTCGGCTCTCCGACGAGGGTGCTGCAGTGAGCATCCTGCCCGACGGGCTCAGTGCCCGGCAGATCAAGTATGCCATCTCGCGCTGCACGCTCTTTGCGGGAGCGCGGATGCATAGCACCATCGCGGCGTGGTCCACCGGGGTGCCGACGCTGACGCTGTCCTACAGCCGCAAGTCAACCAACCTCAGCCGTGAGATCTACGGGGGCGATGACTACGCGGTATCCCTGTGTCAGGCCGACGCTGCGGACATCCTTGGCCGTCTGCTGAGGCTTGCGGACAAGCACGAAGAGATGCAGGCCCTGACGCGCGAGGGCGTTGCCCGGCTGCGAGCCTACACGGCCCAGATGGTCGAGCAGCTACGGGCCAAAGCGCCGGTTGTGGGTCGAAGCTAA
- a CDS encoding oligosaccharide flippase family protein — translation MTSVLSEPQPAPPSLRERVAKGALWSLIGQVLGQGLTMAASVVAARLLGDIGYGEYGIITSTVGGFGVFAGLGLGATAIKYIAENRDKDPERAGRIVVLCNRVAVISGLLTGVALLLTAPALASSTLHAPHLANVLRLSSGLLVFNALMGSLSGVLAGLETYRTLAGIAFWRGLVAFPLMILGGWAYGLWGLVLGTVLASAAGWLLTQRAVNVECRKAALPLTGHQLSQEMQVLWNFSLPACLIGVVTTPVIWACNALLVNQPGGYSQMGILNAATQIRSAAMFIPAAIFQPLLPILCHELNREDQSAGSLRLHIINAYATWFLATSATAILLYLAGPIMWLFGPDFVAGKFALVLVLCSIPLMTYKDGIGRLIHAKGLIWMSFGSNVLLAVVLLAATYVLAPQGAVGLGYAYLIAYAVNVVVMVPLFLRKLGMVRVLGMDALLAVLLGLALIPGVLSNALGLGLGLQIVSALLTLGMLLAAAWLLHRWLAAA, via the coding sequence TTGACGTCAGTCCTGTCTGAGCCGCAACCTGCTCCGCCCTCGCTGCGCGAACGTGTGGCAAAGGGTGCACTGTGGTCGCTCATCGGCCAAGTCCTGGGCCAGGGCCTGACCATGGCGGCCTCGGTAGTCGCGGCGCGGCTGCTGGGTGACATCGGCTACGGCGAGTACGGTATCATCACCTCGACGGTGGGCGGATTCGGCGTTTTCGCGGGCCTAGGACTGGGCGCCACCGCTATCAAGTACATCGCTGAAAACCGCGACAAGGACCCCGAGCGAGCCGGCCGCATTGTAGTCTTGTGTAACCGCGTGGCGGTGATCTCCGGACTGCTTACCGGCGTCGCACTGCTACTGACCGCCCCCGCTCTGGCCTCAAGCACTCTGCATGCCCCTCACCTCGCAAACGTGCTGCGACTCTCCAGCGGCCTCCTGGTCTTCAACGCCCTCATGGGTAGCCTCAGCGGCGTCCTTGCAGGTCTGGAGACCTACCGGACCCTTGCCGGGATCGCCTTCTGGCGCGGTCTGGTCGCCTTCCCGCTGATGATCCTCGGAGGCTGGGCTTACGGTCTCTGGGGCCTGGTGCTGGGCACGGTCTTGGCCTCGGCGGCCGGCTGGCTCCTGACCCAGCGTGCCGTGAACGTGGAGTGCCGGAAGGCCGCGCTTCCCCTCACCGGACATCAGTTGTCGCAGGAAATGCAGGTGCTGTGGAACTTCTCCCTGCCCGCCTGTCTCATTGGCGTCGTCACTACGCCGGTCATCTGGGCCTGCAACGCTCTCCTGGTGAACCAGCCGGGCGGCTACAGCCAGATGGGGATCCTCAACGCCGCCACCCAAATTCGGTCGGCGGCTATGTTCATCCCGGCAGCCATCTTCCAGCCCCTGCTCCCGATCCTGTGCCATGAGCTGAACCGCGAGGACCAGTCTGCCGGGAGCCTGCGCCTGCACATCATCAATGCCTACGCCACCTGGTTCCTGGCCACCTCGGCGACAGCGATTCTGCTCTACCTGGCAGGGCCGATCATGTGGCTGTTTGGGCCCGACTTCGTGGCCGGGAAGTTCGCCCTCGTGCTGGTCTTGTGCTCGATTCCGCTGATGACCTACAAGGACGGCATCGGGCGCCTGATCCACGCGAAGGGCCTGATCTGGATGTCCTTCGGCAGCAATGTCCTCCTGGCCGTGGTGCTGCTGGCCGCGACCTATGTCCTGGCTCCGCAGGGTGCGGTCGGCCTGGGCTACGCCTACCTGATCGCCTATGCGGTCAACGTGGTGGTGATGGTGCCCCTGTTTCTGCGCAAGCTCGGGATGGTCCGCGTTCTGGGGATGGATGCCCTTCTGGCGGTGCTCCTGGGCCTGGCCCTGATACCAGGGGTACTGAGCAACGCGCTTGGGCTTGGCCTTGGGCTGCAGATTGTCTCGGCACTGTTGACGCTGGGCATGCTTCTTGCGGCGGCATGGCTGTTGCACCGCTGGTTAGCCGCAGCTTGA
- a CDS encoding stage V sporulation protein S yields MSTLKVGSQSDPNKVAGALAGTIREQGKAEMQTIGAGALNQAIKSIAIARGFLAPAGIDLVCYPAFVDVDIDGNERTAIRLFIEPR; encoded by the coding sequence TTGTCTACTTTGAAGGTAGGTTCGCAGTCCGATCCCAACAAGGTCGCAGGAGCACTCGCAGGGACCATCCGCGAGCAGGGCAAAGCGGAGATGCAGACCATCGGCGCCGGAGCCCTCAACCAGGCGATCAAGTCCATTGCCATCGCCCGGGGCTTCCTGGCACCGGCCGGCATCGATCTGGTGTGTTACCCAGCCTTTGTGGACGTGGACATCGACGGCAACGAGCGGACAGCGATCCGCCTGTTCATCGAGCCACGTTAG
- a CDS encoding TIGR00282 family metallophosphoesterase — translation MRVLFIGDIVGRPGRRLMHDLLPGLRREYMPDFIIANGENAAAGYGITQSTAQELFDAGVDCLTMGNHVWAQREAHQLLDRDSRIVRPYNYPPGVPGTGVGVYEAGSAGSIGVINLLGRVFMDPVDCPFRAAAEAVGRLAGQCNCIIVDMHAEATSEKAALAHYLDGQVTAVLGTHTHVQTADEEVFAGGTAFISDAGMTGPRHTIIGVKPAIVVRRFLTGLPARFEVPTGGPAQMCGVVVDSEPQGVAATSIRRFRVLTDGPAEV, via the coding sequence TTGCGAGTACTGTTCATCGGCGACATCGTGGGGCGACCGGGCCGACGCCTGATGCATGACCTGCTTCCGGGCCTGCGCCGCGAGTACATGCCGGACTTCATCATTGCTAATGGAGAGAATGCAGCCGCCGGGTATGGCATCACTCAGAGCACTGCCCAGGAGCTCTTCGATGCCGGAGTGGATTGCCTGACGATGGGCAACCACGTCTGGGCTCAGAGAGAGGCGCACCAGCTTCTGGACCGCGACAGCCGCATCGTGCGGCCCTACAACTACCCACCAGGGGTTCCAGGGACGGGTGTTGGCGTGTATGAGGCGGGCAGCGCAGGCTCGATCGGTGTGATCAACCTCCTCGGCCGAGTGTTCATGGACCCCGTTGACTGTCCCTTCCGAGCGGCCGCAGAGGCTGTGGGACGCTTGGCCGGTCAGTGCAACTGCATCATCGTCGACATGCATGCGGAGGCGACCTCGGAGAAGGCGGCCCTGGCGCACTATCTGGACGGGCAGGTCACCGCGGTCCTGGGGACACACACTCACGTCCAGACAGCAGACGAGGAGGTCTTCGCGGGTGGGACGGCTTTCATCTCCGATGCGGGGATGACGGGGCCGCGGCACACGATCATCGGGGTCAAGCCGGCAATCGTCGTGCGGCGGTTCCTCACGGGCCTTCCGGCACGCTTTGAGGTCCCTACCGGCGGACCGGCCCAGATGTGCGGCGTGGTGGTCGATTCGGAGCCTCAGGGGGTCGCAGCCACCTCTATCCGGCGTTTTCGAGTCTTGACGGATGGGCCTGCCGAAGTATGA
- the rny gene encoding ribonuclease Y has protein sequence MIIATVIAVIMALVAIAAIVYAVQKSRALTEELERQKAQAEQELQQAGKALQAERREFKLAVKEEEIKLREQVEEEARKERTELEETKKRLDKREDNLERRKSEMDQRASELDKRERKIADSEKSAQDLIDARRSELERIAQMTTSEARTQLLSEVEREARNDAAQLLRRVEEETRREADRKAAEVVSRAIQRCAVDQTTETTVSVVPLPGDEMKGRIIGREGRNIRSFEQLTGIDLIVDDTPEAVVLSGFDPVRREIAKVALEMLISDGRIHPGRIEETVDRARKQTEERMEEAAEQAIFETGVTGLHPELMKLLGKLRYRTSYGQNVLKHSIEVSHLAGAMAAELGVRVGLARRGGLLHDIGKALDFERDGTHTQIGSEVAKARGESPDVVHCIMAHHDDVELTSIEAALVQAADAISASRPGARRETLETYLKRLEGLESIASSFEGVEKVFAIQAGREVRVIVRPEKIDDLAAHRLAKGMVERIESELDYPGQIRVTVIRETRAVEYAK, from the coding sequence GTGATTATTGCCACCGTGATCGCAGTCATAATGGCCCTTGTGGCCATCGCCGCAATCGTCTACGCCGTACAGAAATCGAGAGCTCTGACCGAAGAGCTGGAACGCCAGAAGGCACAGGCAGAGCAGGAGCTGCAACAGGCGGGTAAGGCCCTGCAAGCCGAACGCCGGGAGTTCAAGCTCGCAGTCAAAGAGGAAGAGATCAAACTCAGGGAGCAGGTGGAGGAAGAGGCGCGCAAGGAGCGCACAGAGCTCGAAGAAACAAAGAAGCGCCTGGACAAGCGAGAGGACAACCTCGAGCGCCGCAAGAGCGAGATGGACCAGCGGGCCTCGGAGCTCGACAAGCGAGAGCGCAAGATCGCAGACTCCGAGAAGTCTGCTCAAGACCTCATCGACGCACGTCGCTCCGAGCTGGAGCGTATCGCCCAGATGACCACCTCGGAGGCACGCACGCAGCTGCTGTCCGAGGTTGAGCGGGAGGCCCGCAACGACGCCGCCCAGCTTCTGCGGCGTGTGGAGGAGGAGACCCGCCGCGAGGCCGACCGCAAGGCCGCTGAAGTCGTCAGCCGCGCCATTCAGCGCTGTGCCGTCGACCAGACCACGGAGACCACCGTCTCTGTGGTGCCCTTGCCCGGCGACGAGATGAAGGGTCGCATCATCGGGCGCGAAGGCCGCAACATCCGCAGCTTCGAGCAGCTCACCGGCATCGACCTGATCGTCGATGACACGCCCGAAGCGGTCGTGCTGTCCGGCTTTGACCCGGTCCGGCGAGAGATCGCCAAGGTTGCGCTGGAGATGCTCATCTCCGACGGACGCATCCACCCGGGGCGCATCGAAGAGACCGTTGATCGGGCCCGCAAGCAGACCGAAGAGCGCATGGAGGAGGCCGCCGAACAGGCGATCTTCGAGACCGGCGTAACCGGCCTGCATCCCGAGCTCATGAAGCTGTTGGGTAAGTTGCGCTACCGCACCAGCTACGGTCAGAACGTACTGAAGCACTCCATCGAGGTCTCGCATCTGGCCGGTGCAATGGCCGCCGAACTCGGTGTCCGCGTCGGTCTGGCTCGCCGTGGCGGCCTGCTGCATGACATCGGCAAGGCGCTGGACTTCGAGCGCGACGGCACCCACACCCAGATCGGTTCTGAGGTGGCCAAAGCTCGTGGTGAGTCGCCGGACGTCGTCCACTGCATCATGGCCCACCACGATGATGTGGAACTCACCAGCATCGAGGCAGCTCTCGTCCAGGCCGCAGACGCCATCTCGGCGTCACGTCCCGGGGCTCGGCGCGAGACGCTGGAGACCTACCTGAAGCGCCTGGAGGGCCTGGAGAGCATTGCCTCGAGCTTCGAAGGTGTGGAGAAGGTGTTCGCCATCCAGGCCGGTCGCGAGGTCCGCGTGATCGTGCGACCGGAGAAGATCGACGACCTCGCCGCCCACCGGCTGGCGAAGGGCATGGTGGAGCGCATCGAGAGCGAACTGGACTATCCGGGCCAGATCCGGGTGACGGTGATCCGCGAGACCCGGGCCGTCGAGTACGCCAAGTAA
- a CDS encoding regulatory protein RecX, with protein MGIVGVVRSFAPHAGKPGTYHLIVDGQEPLDVHEDVIVALELRVGLAVTPELWQAILAQQELAQVRRAALRLLEVRDRSRRDLRTALIKRKHRAEAIEQVLDRLESLGLMNDDAYARNLAEGLMRRQGVGRRGLKHKLMQGGVSQELAKSVVEEAFEGVDEVQQAVAALEKRLARWTNLPVEKRRMRAYAYLARLGFGGDVISDALHRALADE; from the coding sequence GTGGGCATAGTCGGGGTAGTTCGGAGCTTTGCCCCGCATGCCGGCAAACCGGGAACCTATCACCTAATCGTCGATGGGCAAGAGCCCCTCGACGTGCATGAAGACGTAATCGTGGCGCTGGAATTGCGCGTGGGACTGGCGGTTACACCGGAGCTATGGCAGGCAATTCTGGCGCAGCAGGAGCTGGCGCAGGTCCGTCGCGCAGCCTTACGGCTACTGGAAGTGCGTGACCGAAGTCGTCGCGATCTACGGACCGCGCTGATCAAGCGTAAGCATCGAGCCGAAGCCATTGAGCAGGTTCTAGACAGACTTGAGAGCCTGGGACTGATGAACGATGACGCTTATGCTCGGAACCTCGCCGAAGGCTTGATGAGGAGGCAAGGGGTTGGACGTCGGGGACTCAAGCACAAGCTGATGCAAGGCGGGGTCAGTCAAGAGTTGGCCAAAAGCGTGGTGGAGGAGGCTTTTGAGGGCGTGGATGAGGTTCAGCAGGCAGTAGCGGCGCTGGAGAAGCGCCTCGCACGCTGGACGAACCTACCTGTGGAAAAGCGCCGCATGCGGGCCTATGCCTACCTGGCCCGACTGGGATTTGGCGGCGACGTGATCTCCGACGCCCTCCACAGAGCGCTGGCCGACGAGTAG
- the recA gene encoding recombinase RecA, which yields MAGTSKSGSGDKAKALDLALAQIHKQFGDGAIMRLGQDTANMTVPVIPTGCLSLDIALGVGGLPRGRIVEVYGQEGSGKTTLTLHILAEAQKIGGTVAFIDAEHAFARDYAAHLGIDLDNLLVSQPDTGEQALEICDALVRSGAVDVVVLDSVAALVPAAELEGDMGDTHVGLQARLMSQALRKLAGSISNAGTIVVFINQIREKIGVMFGNPETTPGGRALKFWASVRLEIRRAESIKRGTDVIGNRVSIKVVKNKVAPPFRKCEFDIIYGDGISRYGCVLDEALALGIAQKSGSWFNYGEERLGQGRENAVDLLATDAVLATELESKVREAHHLAPLEIAPAPAPASEAETETDEEPAEN from the coding sequence ATGGCTGGTACATCGAAGTCGGGATCAGGCGACAAGGCGAAAGCCCTGGACCTGGCTCTGGCACAAATCCATAAGCAGTTTGGCGACGGCGCGATCATGCGCCTTGGTCAGGACACCGCGAACATGACGGTGCCGGTCATCCCGACAGGCTGCCTGAGCCTGGACATCGCGCTCGGCGTCGGCGGTCTGCCACGAGGTCGCATCGTCGAGGTCTACGGACAGGAAGGCTCAGGCAAGACCACTCTGACCCTGCACATCCTGGCCGAGGCCCAGAAGATCGGCGGCACGGTTGCCTTCATCGATGCCGAGCACGCCTTCGCCCGGGACTACGCGGCCCATCTGGGCATAGATCTGGACAACCTGCTGGTCTCACAGCCGGATACCGGCGAGCAGGCCCTTGAGATCTGCGATGCCCTGGTGCGCAGCGGCGCGGTCGACGTCGTGGTCCTCGACTCGGTCGCGGCCCTCGTACCGGCGGCCGAACTCGAAGGCGACATGGGCGACACCCACGTCGGTCTGCAGGCTCGGCTGATGAGCCAGGCCCTGCGCAAGCTGGCCGGGTCGATCTCCAATGCCGGCACCATCGTCGTCTTCATCAACCAGATCCGCGAGAAGATCGGCGTCATGTTCGGCAACCCTGAGACGACGCCGGGCGGCCGGGCGCTCAAGTTCTGGGCCTCGGTACGACTGGAGATCCGCCGGGCGGAGTCCATCAAGCGCGGGACCGACGTGATCGGCAACCGCGTGTCCATCAAGGTCGTCAAGAACAAGGTTGCACCGCCCTTCCGCAAGTGCGAGTTCGATATCATCTACGGCGACGGAATCTCGCGTTACGGCTGCGTGCTCGACGAGGCCCTTGCACTGGGCATCGCACAGAAGTCGGGGAGCTGGTTCAACTACGGTGAGGAGCGCCTTGGTCAGGGCCGGGAGAATGCTGTCGACCTCCTGGCAACCGACGCCGTCCTGGCCACCGAACTGGAGTCGAAGGTGCGCGAGGCTCATCACCTGGCGCCCCTCGAGATCGCACCAGCACCAGCACCCGCGTCCGAGGCCGAGACCGAGACCGACGAGGAACCCGCTGAGAACTAG